Proteins encoded in a region of the Streptomyces sp. NBC_01471 genome:
- a CDS encoding flavin-containing monooxygenase — MAQHEHVRVAVIGSGFGGLGAAVRLRREGITDFVVLERAGSVGGTWRDNSYPGCACDVPSHLYSFSFAPNPDWPRTFSGQPHIRAYLENVADTFGLRPHIRLDHEVRMMRWDSGELRWEIETSQGTLTADVVVSATGPLSDPKLPDIPGLDSFAGQVFHSAQWDHGADLRGKRVAMIGTGASAIQIVPAIQPEAGRLTLFQRTPPWVMPRMDRAISGAERWLHGKVPFTAAARRRLLWSIRELQVSAFTKHPNELGLIESIGRANIGRSIKDPALRAKLTPSYRIGCKRILLSSSYYPALAQPNVDVVASGLKEVRGNTLVASDGTETEADVIIFGTGFHVTDMPIAERVVGADGATLAESWKGGMQSLRGATAAGFPNWMTIIGPNTGLGNSSMILMIESQLSYLADYMRQLNVLGGRVALDPRPAAVDAWNVRVQERMKRTVWNTGGCTSWYLDANGRNTTIWPGTTAEFRKATRGVDLGEYEVVRAGTDLPLVRQRTGDHDRTGDRDPVVDRGRTGDQGRPADRESV; from the coding sequence ATGGCCCAGCACGAGCATGTACGAGTGGCGGTGATCGGATCCGGATTCGGCGGCCTGGGGGCCGCCGTCCGGCTGCGCCGCGAGGGGATAACCGACTTCGTCGTCCTGGAGCGGGCCGGTTCGGTCGGCGGGACCTGGCGCGACAACAGCTATCCGGGGTGCGCCTGTGACGTGCCGTCCCACCTCTACTCGTTCTCCTTCGCCCCCAACCCCGACTGGCCCCGCACGTTCTCCGGCCAGCCGCACATCCGGGCCTATCTGGAGAACGTCGCCGACACCTTCGGGCTGCGGCCGCACATCCGCCTCGACCACGAGGTGCGGATGATGCGCTGGGACTCGGGTGAACTGCGCTGGGAGATCGAGACCTCGCAGGGGACGCTGACCGCCGACGTGGTCGTCTCCGCGACCGGGCCGCTCTCCGACCCCAAGCTGCCGGACATCCCGGGGCTCGACTCGTTCGCCGGTCAGGTCTTCCACTCCGCGCAGTGGGACCACGGGGCCGACCTGCGCGGCAAGCGCGTCGCGATGATCGGGACCGGGGCGTCCGCGATCCAGATCGTGCCCGCGATCCAGCCCGAGGCCGGGCGGCTCACCCTCTTCCAGCGCACCCCGCCGTGGGTGATGCCCCGGATGGACCGTGCCATAAGCGGCGCCGAGCGGTGGCTGCACGGCAAGGTGCCGTTCACCGCCGCCGCCCGCAGGCGGCTGCTGTGGAGCATACGAGAGCTCCAGGTCAGCGCCTTCACCAAGCACCCCAACGAACTCGGCCTGATCGAGTCGATAGGCAGGGCCAACATCGGCCGGTCGATCAAGGACCCGGCGCTGCGCGCCAAGCTGACGCCCTCGTACCGGATCGGGTGCAAGCGCATCCTGCTCTCCAGCTCGTACTACCCGGCGCTCGCGCAGCCCAATGTGGACGTCGTGGCGTCCGGGCTCAAGGAGGTCAGGGGAAATACGCTGGTCGCCTCCGACGGAACCGAGACCGAGGCGGATGTGATCATCTTCGGTACCGGGTTCCACGTGACGGACATGCCGATCGCCGAGCGGGTGGTGGGCGCCGACGGTGCCACGCTCGCCGAGTCCTGGAAGGGCGGCATGCAGTCGCTGCGCGGCGCGACGGCCGCCGGGTTCCCCAACTGGATGACGATCATCGGCCCGAACACCGGCCTCGGGAACTCCTCGATGATCCTGATGATCGAGTCCCAGCTGAGCTATCTCGCGGACTACATGCGGCAGTTGAACGTACTGGGCGGACGTGTCGCCCTCGACCCCCGGCCCGCGGCGGTGGACGCCTGGAACGTCCGCGTCCAGGAGCGGATGAAGCGGACCGTGTGGAACACCGGCGGCTGCACCAGCTGGTACCTCGACGCCAACGGGCGCAACACCACGATCTGGCCGGGCACGACAGCCGAGTTCCGCAAGGCCACGCGGGGGGTGGACCTCGGCGAGTACGAGGTCGTACGGGCCGGGACCGACCTCCCCCTGGTGCGCCAGCGCACCGGCGACCACGACCGCACCGGCGACCGCGACCCCGTCGTGGACCGCGGGCGCACCGGTGACCAGGGCCGCCCCGCGGACCGGGAGTCGGTGTGA
- a CDS encoding alpha/beta fold hydrolase, translating into MSGAGTREPAVVSADGARIHVEVYGPEGAPAVVLSHGWTCSTRFWDAQISELAADHKVVVYDQRGHGRTPAAGLRGCTTDLLADDLEAVLAATLAPGERAVLGGHSMGGMTMMAAAGRPVFREHAAAVLLCSTGSSRLIAESTVLPLRPGRLRTRLTGAVLGARAPLGPVTPVSKRILKYATMGPGSAPDRVVACARIVHACPRAARVAWSEVLAGLDLDAGVRELAVPTAVVAGTADRLTPVVHARALAAALPHCTGLTELEGVGHMTPVEAPEAVGALLRELAAAHVPVDLAAGRRVDKEKAV; encoded by the coding sequence GTGAGCGGCGCCGGGACACGGGAGCCGGCGGTCGTCTCCGCGGACGGCGCCCGGATCCATGTCGAGGTGTACGGGCCCGAGGGTGCCCCCGCCGTGGTGCTCTCGCACGGCTGGACCTGCTCGACCCGCTTCTGGGACGCGCAGATCAGCGAACTCGCTGCGGACCACAAGGTGGTGGTGTACGACCAGCGCGGGCACGGGCGTACGCCCGCGGCCGGTCTGCGCGGCTGCACCACGGACCTCCTCGCCGACGACCTGGAGGCGGTGCTCGCGGCCACCCTCGCCCCGGGCGAGCGGGCCGTGCTCGGCGGCCACTCGATGGGCGGGATGACCATGATGGCCGCCGCCGGGCGGCCGGTCTTCCGGGAGCACGCGGCGGCGGTACTGCTGTGCAGTACGGGCAGCTCGCGGCTGATCGCCGAGTCGACCGTGCTGCCGCTGCGGCCCGGACGGCTGCGGACCCGGCTGACGGGCGCGGTGCTCGGGGCGCGAGCCCCGCTCGGGCCGGTCACGCCCGTGTCGAAGCGGATCCTCAAGTACGCGACGATGGGCCCCGGTTCGGCCCCGGACCGGGTGGTCGCGTGTGCGCGCATCGTGCACGCCTGCCCGCGGGCGGCACGGGTGGCCTGGTCGGAGGTGCTCGCCGGGCTCGATCTCGACGCTGGAGTAAGGGAGTTGGCCGTACCCACCGCGGTGGTCGCCGGGACGGCCGACCGGCTCACCCCGGTGGTGCACGCGCGGGCGCTGGCCGCCGCGCTGCCGCACTGCACCGGCCTCACCGAACTGGAGGGCGTCGGGCACATGACCCCGGTGGAGGCCCCAGAAGCGGTCGGCGCGCTGCTGCGTGAACTGGCCGCCGCACATGTACCGGTGGACCTGGCAGCAGGCCGGCGAGTGGACAAGGAGAAGGCCGTATGA
- a CDS encoding SDR family oxidoreductase: MSRNSLEGQVAVVTGAARGVGELLARKLSARGAKVALVGLEPDELKAVSGRLHTESAHWHADVTDHVAMAAVAQEVKAHFGKVDIVVANAGVASGGPFTDSDPEAWRRVIEVNLVGGAVTARAFLPVLMESRGYFLQIASLAAITPAPMMSAYCASKSGVEAFAHCLRAEVGYKGVRVGVGYLSWTDTDMVRGADEDEVMRELRQRLPWPANRTYPLGPAVDRIVAGIERRSSHVYAQWWLRGMQSVRGYLPTLIGTVGQREMRRFEPRLAGVGRGLVGAGGAADEKARTERY; the protein is encoded by the coding sequence ATGAGCAGGAACAGCCTGGAGGGTCAGGTCGCGGTCGTCACGGGAGCGGCGCGCGGGGTCGGCGAGCTGCTGGCCCGCAAGCTCTCGGCGCGTGGTGCGAAGGTGGCACTCGTCGGCCTGGAGCCGGACGAGCTGAAGGCGGTCTCCGGGCGGCTGCACACCGAGAGCGCGCACTGGCACGCCGATGTCACCGACCACGTGGCGATGGCGGCCGTGGCGCAGGAGGTCAAGGCGCACTTCGGCAAGGTCGACATCGTCGTCGCCAACGCCGGGGTGGCGTCCGGCGGGCCCTTCACCGACTCGGACCCCGAGGCGTGGCGGCGGGTCATCGAAGTCAACCTGGTGGGCGGGGCGGTGACGGCGCGGGCGTTCCTGCCGGTGCTGATGGAGAGCCGCGGGTACTTCCTCCAGATCGCGTCGCTGGCCGCGATCACGCCCGCGCCGATGATGTCCGCGTACTGCGCGTCCAAGTCGGGCGTCGAGGCGTTCGCCCACTGTCTGCGGGCCGAGGTCGGTTACAAGGGCGTACGGGTGGGCGTCGGCTATCTGTCCTGGACGGATACGGACATGGTGCGCGGCGCGGACGAGGACGAGGTGATGCGGGAGCTGCGGCAGCGGCTGCCGTGGCCGGCGAACCGCACCTATCCGCTGGGCCCGGCCGTCGACCGGATCGTGGCCGGGATCGAGCGCCGCTCCTCGCACGTGTACGCGCAGTGGTGGCTGCGCGGGATGCAGTCCGTACGCGGTTATCTGCCCACGCTGATCGGCACCGTCGGCCAGCGCGAGATGCGGCGGTTCGAGCCGCGGCTCGCCGGGGTCGGCCGGGGGCTCGTGGGTGCGGGCGGGGCGGCGGACGAGAAGGCGCGCACGGAGCGTTACTGA
- a CDS encoding S41 family peptidase encodes MSHADAGDAAYLRFPNIRGDLLCFVTEDDLWVAPLDDGAGRPERAWRITADRTRVGQPRFSPDGGHLAYTSWRSLDPEIHLAPVQGGPSRRLTYWGSLDTRVRGWTPEGDILAVASHSQPFSHFSWAYTVATDGSPGAKLPWGPVHDIAVGDVDGERRTLLLTGKPPHEPAAWKRYRGGATGRLWLHGKRLLAGIDGHLACPMLVGGRVAFLSDHEGIGNLYSCLPDGTDLRRHTDHAEWYARNASTDGHRVVYQCAGDIWLADDLSPGGVPRKLDVRIGSPRTGRRAYQVPASTNVDGLSVDETGRASAVVVRGSLYWLTHRDGPARTITDTPGVRVRLPEMLGSAGRIAYVTDAEGEDAVEIAYMPRASGDLPPRRFAAGELGRVQEMVSDPAGERLAIASHDGRLLLLTVDDDVTDVPDEAPDTAPDGAPGTPPGVRAADEPGAGEVTELIRSLNGPVRDLAFSPDGTWLTWSHPGIGRSLRQIKMAKIAGPMAPTVVDVTNGRFEDENPVFTSDGRYLAFLSWRGFDPVYDVHTGDLSFPLGCRPYLVPLTSTTPSPFALSPDGRPAAGGLDPADDPGADSADGSKVLVEIEGLESRVTPFPVPASKYSSLCPVSGGGLVWLRWPISGALGETFVNPADLSGRPTLEHFAIARARKAELVDHLDWFAISGDGSRLVVMDLGELRAVPATEPGDNDTTVYLDPRRILHDVDPPAEWRGAYDEAGRIIRAYFWEPRMCGIDWSAILAQYRPLVERVASPDEFADLLREVLGELGTSHAYVTAARRNEGPPHYQRVMGLLGANLVCRDGAWVVKRILPGDSSDSKARSPLAGTGIREGAVLTHVDGRPVDPLAGPCPLLAAAGGTTVELTFSPAGREGGSRRVAVVPLIDERPLRYQDWVAKRRAVVRELSDGRCGYLHIPDMGGSGWAQFNRDLRLEVSRPALIVDVRGNAGGHISELVVEKLTRTILGWDLTRDAQPVSYASNAPRGPVVALADEATSSDGDMITAAFRLLGLGPVVGQRTWGGVVGMTGRHRLGDGTVITVPMNAAWFDEYGWSVENHGVAPDIEALRTPLNWAEGRHGQLDDAVWTALDLLAATPAAEPPDYTDVPDKRRPKLPPR; translated from the coding sequence GTGAGCCACGCCGATGCGGGAGACGCCGCGTACCTCCGCTTCCCGAACATCCGGGGCGACCTGCTGTGCTTCGTGACCGAGGACGACCTCTGGGTCGCTCCGCTGGACGACGGGGCCGGGCGGCCCGAGCGGGCCTGGCGGATCACCGCGGACCGGACCCGGGTGGGCCAGCCGCGGTTCTCCCCCGACGGCGGGCACCTCGCGTACACGTCCTGGCGCAGCCTCGACCCGGAGATCCATCTGGCCCCCGTGCAGGGCGGCCCGTCCCGGCGGCTGACGTACTGGGGCTCGCTCGACACCCGGGTCCGCGGCTGGACACCGGAGGGCGACATCCTGGCCGTGGCCTCGCACAGCCAGCCGTTCTCGCACTTCAGCTGGGCCTACACGGTGGCCACCGACGGGTCGCCGGGGGCCAAGCTGCCCTGGGGCCCGGTCCACGACATCGCCGTCGGCGACGTGGACGGCGAGCGCCGCACCCTGCTGCTCACCGGGAAGCCGCCGCACGAACCGGCCGCCTGGAAGCGCTACCGCGGCGGCGCGACCGGCCGCCTCTGGCTGCACGGCAAGCGGCTGCTCGCCGGGATCGACGGCCATCTGGCCTGTCCGATGCTGGTCGGCGGCCGGGTCGCCTTCCTCTCCGACCACGAGGGCATCGGCAACCTCTACTCCTGCCTCCCGGACGGCACCGATCTGCGCCGCCACACCGACCACGCCGAGTGGTACGCGCGGAACGCGTCCACCGACGGCCACCGGGTCGTCTACCAGTGCGCGGGCGACATCTGGCTGGCCGACGACCTGTCGCCCGGCGGGGTGCCGCGCAAACTGGACGTCCGCATCGGCAGCCCGCGCACCGGGCGGCGCGCCTACCAGGTCCCGGCGTCCACCAACGTCGACGGGCTGTCCGTGGACGAGACGGGCCGGGCCAGCGCGGTCGTCGTCCGCGGCAGTCTGTACTGGCTCACCCACCGCGACGGCCCGGCCCGCACCATCACGGACACCCCGGGGGTACGGGTCCGCCTCCCCGAGATGCTCGGCAGCGCCGGACGCATCGCGTACGTCACGGACGCGGAGGGCGAGGACGCGGTCGAGATCGCGTACATGCCGCGCGCCAGCGGTGACCTGCCGCCCCGGCGGTTCGCCGCGGGCGAGCTCGGCCGCGTCCAGGAGATGGTCTCGGACCCCGCGGGGGAGCGGCTGGCCATCGCCTCGCACGACGGGCGGCTCCTGCTGCTCACGGTGGACGACGACGTGACGGACGTACCGGACGAGGCCCCGGACACCGCGCCGGACGGCGCCCCGGGCACCCCACCGGGCGTCCGGGCGGCCGACGAGCCGGGCGCCGGTGAGGTCACCGAGCTGATCCGCTCCCTCAACGGGCCCGTGCGCGACCTGGCCTTCTCCCCCGACGGCACCTGGCTGACCTGGTCGCACCCGGGAATCGGCCGCTCCCTGCGCCAGATCAAGATGGCGAAGATCGCCGGACCGATGGCCCCCACCGTGGTCGACGTCACCAACGGCCGCTTCGAGGACGAGAACCCGGTCTTCACCAGCGACGGCCGCTATCTGGCGTTCCTGTCCTGGCGCGGTTTCGACCCGGTGTACGACGTCCACACCGGCGACCTGTCGTTCCCGCTGGGCTGTCGCCCCTACCTGGTGCCGCTCACCTCCACGACGCCCTCGCCCTTCGCGCTCTCCCCCGACGGCCGCCCGGCGGCGGGCGGCCTCGACCCCGCCGACGATCCGGGGGCCGACAGCGCGGACGGCAGCAAGGTGCTGGTCGAGATCGAGGGCCTGGAGAGCCGGGTCACGCCGTTCCCGGTCCCCGCGTCGAAGTACTCGTCGCTCTGCCCGGTCAGCGGCGGCGGCCTCGTCTGGCTGCGCTGGCCCATCTCGGGCGCGCTCGGCGAGACCTTCGTCAATCCGGCCGACCTCTCGGGCCGCCCCACCCTCGAACACTTCGCCATCGCCAGGGCCCGCAAGGCCGAACTGGTCGACCACCTGGACTGGTTCGCCATCAGCGGCGACGGCAGCAGGCTGGTGGTCATGGACCTGGGCGAGCTGCGCGCGGTCCCGGCCACCGAGCCCGGCGACAACGACACCACGGTCTATCTCGACCCGCGCCGCATCCTGCACGACGTCGATCCGCCGGCCGAGTGGCGCGGGGCGTACGACGAGGCGGGGCGCATCATCCGCGCCTACTTCTGGGAGCCGCGGATGTGCGGCATCGACTGGTCGGCGATCCTGGCGCAGTACCGCCCGCTGGTCGAACGGGTCGCGTCCCCGGACGAGTTCGCCGATCTGCTCCGCGAGGTCCTCGGCGAACTGGGCACCTCGCACGCGTACGTCACCGCCGCCCGCCGCAACGAGGGGCCGCCGCACTACCAGCGGGTGATGGGCCTGCTGGGCGCGAACCTGGTGTGCAGGGACGGCGCCTGGGTGGTCAAGCGCATCCTGCCCGGCGACTCGTCGGACTCCAAGGCACGCTCCCCGCTGGCCGGTACGGGCATCCGCGAGGGCGCCGTACTGACCCATGTCGACGGCCGCCCCGTGGACCCGCTCGCGGGGCCCTGCCCGCTGCTCGCGGCGGCGGGCGGCACCACGGTCGAGCTGACGTTCAGCCCGGCCGGCCGGGAGGGCGGCTCCCGCCGGGTCGCGGTGGTCCCGCTGATCGACGAACGCCCGCTGCGCTATCAGGACTGGGTGGCCAAACGGCGCGCTGTCGTAAGGGAGTTGAGCGACGGGCGGTGCGGCTATCTGCACATCCCCGACATGGGCGGCTCGGGCTGGGCCCAGTTCAACCGCGATCTGCGCCTGGAGGTGTCCCGCCCCGCGCTGATCGTGGACGTACGGGGCAACGCGGGCGGTCACATCAGCGAGCTGGTGGTCGAGAAGCTCACCCGCACGATCCTCGGCTGGGACCTCACCCGCGACGCCCAGCCGGTCTCGTACGCGTCGAACGCACCGCGCGGCCCGGTGGTCGCCCTCGCCGACGAGGCCACCTCGTCCGACGGCGACATGATCACGGCGGCGTTCCGGCTGCTCGGTCTTGGCCCCGTGGTCGGCCAGCGCACCTGGGGCGGGGTGGTCGGCATGACGGGCCGGCACCGCCTCGGCGACGGCACGGTGATCACGGTCCCGATGAACGCGGCCTGGTTCGACGAGTACGGCTGGTCGGTCGAGAACCACGGCGTGGCACCGGACATCGAGGCCCTGCGCACCCCGCTGAACTGGGCCGAGGGCCGCCACGGACAGCTCGACGACGCGGTCTGGACGGCACTCGACCTGCTGGCGGCGACGCCTGCGGCGGAGCCGCCCGACTACACGGATGTTCCGGACAAGAGGCGGCCGAAGCTGCCGCCGCGGTAA
- a CDS encoding TetR/AcrR family transcriptional regulator, protein MASRLTPEREGELYAATLDLLREVGYEALTMDAVAARTRSSKATLYRQWGSKPELVARALRYNKPVRIDEVDTGSLHGDFQSMVAREDDCEMERNSALMRGLMHAVHENPDLFQALRELLIEPEVTGLNRMLQRAVRRGEVSADNPALSFVPHMMVGAFVARQLLEEQPVDQAFLSRYLDAVVLPALGAQPPVNP, encoded by the coding sequence ATGGCTAGCAGACTGACGCCGGAGCGCGAGGGTGAGCTGTACGCGGCCACGCTCGATCTGCTGCGGGAAGTCGGCTACGAAGCCCTGACCATGGATGCCGTCGCCGCCCGTACGCGGTCGAGCAAGGCCACCCTCTACCGCCAGTGGGGGAGCAAGCCGGAGCTCGTCGCCAGGGCCCTGCGGTACAACAAGCCCGTCCGTATCGACGAGGTCGACACCGGCTCGCTGCACGGGGACTTCCAGTCCATGGTGGCGCGCGAGGACGACTGCGAGATGGAGCGGAACTCCGCCCTGATGCGGGGGCTGATGCACGCCGTGCATGAGAACCCGGACCTCTTTCAGGCACTGCGCGAGCTGCTGATCGAGCCCGAGGTGACCGGGCTCAACCGCATGCTGCAACGCGCGGTGCGGCGCGGCGAGGTCAGTGCCGACAATCCCGCGCTGAGCTTTGTCCCGCACATGATGGTCGGCGCCTTCGTCGCCCGTCAGCTGCTGGAGGAGCAGCCTGTCGACCAGGCTTTCCTCTCCCGTTATCTGGACGCCGTGGTTCTCCCCGCTCTCGGCGCCCAGCCACCGGTCAACCCGTGA
- a CDS encoding MMPL family transporter has translation MATYLYKLGRFAFRRRRYVALVWVALLALAGFGASSAATATASSFSIPGTEAQKAFDLLGQRFPGASADGATARVVFKAPSGEKMTSAPNKDEIKTVEKELSAGSSQIASVTDPYQAKAVSKDGTTVYVQVSYKVSSMELTDKSKDALQDTADKAQHNGYTVEIGGDALQAMPETGSGEIIGVVLAAIVLIVTFGSLIAAGLPLLTALIGVGIGVSTITALANVLDLGNTTSTLAMMIGLAVGIDYALFIVSRYRAELAEGREPQEAAGRAVGTAGSAVVFAGLTVVIALVGLAVVNIPMLSKMGFAAAGTVVIAVLIALTLIPALLGFAGKRVVGRKARKNPPVPGAEVKPNNGTRWARVVLRRPVLVLLVGVIGLGAIAIPAASLEMGLPDDGAQPTNTTQRRAYDLLSDGFGPGFNGPLTTVVDVKGVSDGKAAVDEVHQKISRLDSVVSVAPPFYNKAHDTATISVIPKDRPSSVKTEDLVHSIRDAGAQVKSDTGAPVLVTGATAMNIDFSQKMNDALVPYLALVVGLAFLLLMLVFRSVLVPLKAALGFLLSVVAALGAVVAVFQWGWLGSLFGVQQTGPIMSMMPIFMVGVVFGLAMDYEVFLVTRMREAYVHGETPGQAVVTGFKHGARVVTAAAVIMIAVFSGFIGASDSMIKMIGFGLAIAVFFDAFVVRMAIVPAVLALLGKRAWWLPRWLDRALPNVDVEGEGLNKHIEAQTQRELIDA, from the coding sequence GTGGCCACGTACCTCTACAAGCTCGGACGGTTCGCCTTCCGGCGCCGCCGTTATGTCGCCCTGGTGTGGGTGGCGCTGCTGGCGCTCGCCGGCTTCGGCGCCTCCTCCGCCGCCACCGCGACCGCAAGCTCCTTCTCGATACCCGGCACGGAGGCCCAGAAGGCCTTCGACCTGCTGGGCCAGCGGTTCCCGGGGGCGAGCGCCGACGGCGCCACCGCCCGGGTCGTCTTCAAGGCCCCCTCCGGCGAGAAGATGACATCCGCGCCGAACAAGGACGAGATCAAGACGGTCGAGAAGGAGCTGAGCGCCGGCTCCTCCCAGATCGCCTCGGTGACGGACCCCTACCAGGCGAAGGCCGTCTCCAAGGACGGCACCACGGTCTACGTCCAGGTCTCCTACAAGGTCAGCTCGATGGAGCTGACCGACAAGTCCAAGGACGCGCTCCAGGACACCGCGGACAAGGCGCAGCACAACGGATACACGGTGGAGATCGGCGGTGACGCGCTCCAGGCCATGCCGGAGACCGGCTCCGGCGAGATCATCGGTGTCGTACTCGCCGCGATCGTGCTCATCGTGACGTTCGGCTCACTGATCGCCGCGGGGCTCCCGCTGCTGACCGCGCTCATCGGTGTCGGCATCGGCGTCTCCACGATCACGGCGCTGGCCAACGTGCTGGACCTGGGCAACACCACATCGACGCTGGCGATGATGATCGGTCTCGCGGTCGGCATCGACTACGCGCTGTTCATCGTCTCCCGCTACCGGGCGGAACTCGCCGAGGGCAGGGAACCGCAGGAGGCCGCGGGCCGGGCGGTCGGCACGGCCGGCTCGGCGGTGGTCTTCGCCGGGCTCACCGTGGTCATCGCCCTGGTCGGCCTGGCCGTCGTGAACATCCCGATGCTCTCCAAGATGGGCTTCGCTGCGGCCGGTACGGTCGTGATCGCCGTCCTCATCGCGCTCACCCTCATCCCCGCGCTGCTCGGCTTCGCCGGAAAGCGCGTGGTGGGACGCAAGGCCCGCAAGAACCCGCCGGTGCCGGGCGCCGAGGTCAAGCCCAACAACGGCACCCGCTGGGCGCGCGTCGTCCTGCGCCGCCCCGTCCTGGTGCTGCTCGTCGGTGTGATCGGCCTGGGCGCCATCGCGATCCCGGCGGCATCCCTGGAGATGGGCCTGCCGGACGACGGGGCACAGCCCACCAACACCACCCAGCGCCGTGCATACGACCTGCTCTCGGACGGCTTCGGCCCCGGGTTCAACGGACCGCTGACCACGGTCGTCGACGTCAAGGGCGTCAGCGACGGCAAGGCCGCGGTCGACGAGGTGCACCAGAAGATCTCCAGGCTCGACAGCGTGGTCTCGGTGGCGCCGCCGTTCTACAACAAGGCGCACGACACCGCGACGATCAGCGTCATCCCGAAGGACCGGCCCTCCTCGGTCAAGACCGAGGACCTGGTCCACTCCATCCGTGACGCGGGTGCGCAGGTCAAGTCCGACACCGGCGCCCCGGTGCTGGTCACCGGCGCGACGGCGATGAACATCGACTTCTCGCAGAAGATGAACGACGCGCTGGTCCCGTATCTGGCGCTCGTCGTCGGGCTCGCGTTCCTGCTGCTGATGCTGGTCTTCCGCTCGGTGCTGGTCCCGCTGAAGGCGGCGCTCGGCTTCCTGCTCTCGGTGGTCGCCGCTCTGGGCGCGGTCGTCGCGGTCTTCCAGTGGGGCTGGCTCGGCTCGCTGTTCGGCGTCCAGCAGACCGGCCCGATCATGTCGATGATGCCGATCTTCATGGTGGGTGTGGTCTTCGGTCTCGCGATGGACTACGAGGTCTTCCTGGTCACCCGGATGCGGGAGGCGTACGTCCACGGGGAGACCCCGGGCCAGGCCGTCGTCACCGGCTTCAAGCACGGTGCGCGCGTGGTCACCGCCGCAGCCGTCATCATGATCGCGGTCTTCTCCGGCTTCATCGGAGCCAGCGACTCGATGATCAAGATGATCGGCTTCGGCCTGGCCATCGCGGTCTTCTTCGACGCCTTCGTCGTACGGATGGCCATCGTGCCCGCCGTCCTGGCGCTGCTCGGCAAGCGGGCGTGGTGGCTGCCGCGCTGGCTGGACCGGGCGCTGCCGAACGTGGACGTCGAGGGCGAGGGCCTGAACAAGCACATCGAGGCCCAGACGCAGCGGGAGCTGATCGACGCCTGA
- a CDS encoding SsgA family sporulation/cell division regulator, with protein MSPAVEVPVRGHVVTDVPGQWSVVYVALQYDPEGDPGAVRFLFPGGREWIFARELLEAGLRTPRRSGDIGIWPCGRAQVVLEFYSPDGVAVVQFDNAPLIRFLRSTHAKPLDKTPREEASRHEAPRQAEAPHAVGHGGPLRS; from the coding sequence ATGTCCCCCGCCGTCGAGGTGCCCGTACGAGGTCATGTCGTGACGGACGTCCCCGGCCAGTGGTCGGTGGTCTACGTCGCGCTCCAGTACGACCCCGAGGGTGACCCGGGCGCCGTGCGCTTCCTCTTCCCCGGCGGGCGGGAGTGGATCTTCGCCAGGGAGCTGCTCGAAGCCGGGCTGCGGACGCCCCGGCGCTCCGGCGACATCGGGATCTGGCCGTGCGGGCGGGCCCAGGTGGTGCTGGAGTTCTACTCGCCGGACGGGGTGGCGGTGGTGCAGTTCGACAACGCGCCGCTGATCCGGTTCCTGCGCAGCACCCATGCGAAGCCCCTCGACAAGACGCCCCGCGAGGAAGCCTCCCGCCACGAGGCGCCCCGGCAGGCAGAGGCCCCCCATGCCGTGGGGCATGGAGGGCCTCTGCGGAGCTAA